The Fusarium keratoplasticum isolate Fu6.1 chromosome 8, whole genome shotgun sequence genome includes a region encoding these proteins:
- a CDS encoding NAD(+) diphosphatase, with translation MPADAPLSELPIIAALQDDDSMLTRRFGKEVVNYYAGGRINRYSFLRADAAFLRKAAVSPTARYLALNDLNPLVVDKKKLAYLTFDEVQSLVGPDPFGLTEDEAIQAFDSAQTKPLIVFLGMLEGDNETDHIASGDHGDIKGHPYFAVDITPKGTHAEKATSFLADQEGKGLSLDKNPRAMSHNPDAAALYAQARSIVDWNARNPFCAGCGQPNLSVHAGYKRVCPSTDRKGGASGEPRGDCPTRHGVSNVCFPRTDPTMIAAVVSADGKRLLLGRQKRWPPYWYSTLAGFLEPGESIEESVRREVWEESGVRVGRVVIHSSQPWPYPASLMIGAIAQALPGEGEKITLNDKELEVAKWFEIEEVRRALETGTSPLGEAAPEGYKEGDLRLPPIQAIANRLITAVVEGYLSATPKI, from the exons ATGCCAGCAGACGCCCCGCTGTCCGAGCTGCCCATCATTGCAGCTCTCCAAGACGACGACTCGATGCTGACTCGCCGCTTCGGAAAGGAGGTTGTCAACTACTATGCCGGTGGCCGCATCAACCGCTATTCATTCCTCCGCGCTGATGCTGCGTTCCTGCGGAAGGCTGCCGTGAGCCCCACCGCCCGGTACTTGGCCCTCAACGACCTGAACCCTCTTGTcgtggacaagaagaagcttgcCTATCTCACATTTGACGAGGTTCAGTCGCTAGTCGGCCCAGATCCGTTTGGTCTCACTGAGGATGAGGCGATTCAAGCGTTCGACTCCGCTCAGACGAAGCCTCTTATCGTATTCCTCGGCATGCTAGAAGGAGATAATGAGACTGATCATATCGCCTCCGGAGATCACGGTGATATCAAGGGCCACCCTTACTTTGCCGTTGACATCACCCCCAAGGGAACCCATGCCGAAAAGgcgacgagcttcttggcggaCCAGGAGGGCAAGGGTCTCTCGCTTGACAAGAACCCCCGTGCCATGTCCCACAACCCCGACGCTG CCGCCCTGTACGCCCAGGCAAGGTCTATTGTGGACTGGAACGCCCGCAACCCCTTCTGCGCTGGCTGTGGACAGCCAAACCTCTCTGTTCATGCTGGTTACAAGCGAGTGTGCCCCTCAACGGACCGCAAGGGTGGTGCCAGCGGCGAGCCTCGAGGTGACTGTCCCACACGCCACGGCGTCTCCAACGTTTGCTTCCCCAGAACTGATCCCACCATGATCGctgccgtcgtctccgcAGACGGTAAAAGACTCTTGCTTGGACGTCAGAAGCGTTGGCCCCCTTACTGGTATAGCACGCTTGCCGGTTTCCTCGAGCCTGGCGAATCTATCGAGGAGTCTGTGCGAAGAGAGGTTTGGGAGGAGAGTGGTGTTCGTGTTGGACGGGTTGTCATTCACTCGAGTCAGCCGTGGCCGTACCCCGCGAGTCTTATGATTGGTGCTATTGCCCAGGCGCTCCCCGGAGAGGGTGAGAAGATCACCCTGAATGACAAGGAACTGGAGGTGGCAAAGTGGTTTGAGATTGAGGAGGTCCGCAGAGCGCTTGAGACGGGGACGAGTCCCTTGGGAGAGGCTGCCCCTGAGGGATACAAGGAGGGAGATCTTAGACTGCCACCTATCCAGGCTATTGCCAACCGGTTGATTactgctgttgttgaaggtTATTTGAGCGCGACTCCCAAGATCTAG